In the Dioscorea cayenensis subsp. rotundata cultivar TDr96_F1 chromosome 12, TDr96_F1_v2_PseudoChromosome.rev07_lg8_w22 25.fasta, whole genome shotgun sequence genome, one interval contains:
- the LOC120273363 gene encoding mitochondrial import inner membrane translocase subunit TIM22-4-like isoform X1 has protein sequence MASSESEPQPAPTEAEKPKIEPLRLPTPEEVRGQDIWNNCAVRSVVSGVLGGGLGIFMGLFLGALDNPITQEEMTAKQQFIYTAKQMGRRSYSSAKTFAVMGLIFSAAECIVEKARAKHDTTNTAVAGCVTGGVLSARGCVCRMCWFCNILSLDRKVLRSAFLIKQVYSVHSIVSYKSDFYW, from the exons ATGGCAAGCTCGGAATCAGAGCCTCAACCTGCTCCGACGGAGGCTGAGAAGCCGAAGATTGAGCCGTTGAGGCTGCCGACGCCTGAGGAGGTCCGCGGGCAGGACATTTGGAATAATTGCGCCGTTCGCAGTGTTGTTAGTGGAGTCCTTG GTGGCGGACTTGGTATTTTTATGGGTTTGTTTCTAGGGGCATTGGATAATCCTATAACACAAGAGGAAATGACTGCAAAGCAGCAGTTTATATATACTGCAAAGCAGATGGGCAGGAGGAGTTATAGCTCTGCAAAAACTTTTGCAGTTATGGGTTTGATTTTCTCAGCAGCTGAATGTATTGTTGAGAAG GCAAGAGCAAAACATGATACCACCAATACAGCTGTCGCCGGGTGTGTCACAGGAGGGGTTTTATCTGCCAGAG GCTGCGTGTGCAGGATGTGCTGGTTTTGCAACATTCTCAGTCTTGATCGAAAAGTTCTTAGATCGGCATTCTTGATAAAACAAGTTTACTCTGTACACTCCATAGTCAGTTACAAGTCTGATTTTTACTGGTAG
- the LOC120273363 gene encoding mitochondrial import inner membrane translocase subunit TIM22-4-like isoform X2, with protein sequence MASSESEPQPAPTEAEKPKIEPLRLPTPEEVRGQDIWNNCAVRSVVSGVLGGGLGIFMGLFLGALDNPITQEEMTAKQQFIYTAKQMGRRSYSSAKTFAVMGLIFSAAECIVEKARAKHDTTNTAVAGCVTGGVLSARGGPQAACAGCAGFATFSVLIEKFLDRHS encoded by the exons ATGGCAAGCTCGGAATCAGAGCCTCAACCTGCTCCGACGGAGGCTGAGAAGCCGAAGATTGAGCCGTTGAGGCTGCCGACGCCTGAGGAGGTCCGCGGGCAGGACATTTGGAATAATTGCGCCGTTCGCAGTGTTGTTAGTGGAGTCCTTG GTGGCGGACTTGGTATTTTTATGGGTTTGTTTCTAGGGGCATTGGATAATCCTATAACACAAGAGGAAATGACTGCAAAGCAGCAGTTTATATATACTGCAAAGCAGATGGGCAGGAGGAGTTATAGCTCTGCAAAAACTTTTGCAGTTATGGGTTTGATTTTCTCAGCAGCTGAATGTATTGTTGAGAAG GCAAGAGCAAAACATGATACCACCAATACAGCTGTCGCCGGGTGTGTCACAGGAGGGGTTTTATCTGCCAGAG GTGGTCCACAGGCTGCGTGTGCAGGATGTGCTGGTTTTGCAACATTCTCAGTCTTGATCGAAAAGTTCTTAGATCGGCATTCTTGA